The Streptomyces sp. NBC_00286 nucleotide sequence CAGGCGCCGGCCGAGGTGCATGTCCCGCAGCCCGAGGCCGAGTTCCCGGTCCACGTGGACACCGCGATCTCCCAGGAGGTCGTGAAGCGGATCGCCGAGTCGCAGGTCAACATCCCCGATCACATCACCGTCCACCCGCGCCTGATGCCGCAGATGCAGCGCCGCGCGGCGATGATCGAGGACGGCACGATCGACTGGGGCATGGGCGAGACCCTGGCCTTCGGCTCGCTGCTGATGGAGGGCACCCCGGTCCGTCTGTCGGGCCAGGACTCCCGCCGCGGCACGTTCGGCCAGCGCCACGCGGTCCTGGTGGACCAGAACACGGGCGAGGACTACACCCCGCTCCAGTACCTCTCCGAGGACCAGGCGCGTTACAACGTCTACGACTCGCTGCTCTCCGAGTACGCGGTCATGGGCTTCGAGTACGGCTACTCCCTGGCCCGTCCCGAGGCGCTGGTCCTGTGGGAGGCGCAGTTCGGCGACTTCGTCAACGGCGCCCAGACGGTCGTGGACGAGTTCATCTCGTCGGCGGAGCAGAAGTGGGCGCAGACGTCCGGCGTCACGCTGCTCCTCCCCCACGGTTACGAGGGCCAGGGCCCGGACCACTCCTCGGCCCGCCCGGAGCGGTTCCTCCAGCTCTGCGCCCAGAACAACATGACGGTCGCGATGCCGACCCTCCCGTCGAACTACTTCCACCTGCTGCGCTGGCAGGTCCACAACCCGCACCACAAGCCGCTGGTCGTCTTCACCCCGAAGTCGATGCTGCGTCTGAAGGCGGCGGCGTCGAAGGCGGAGGAGTTCACGACGGGCGGCTTCCGTCCGGTCATCGGCGACGCGTCGGTGGACCCGGCCGCGGTCCGCAAGGTCGTCTTCTGCAGCGGCAAGGTCTACTACGACCTCGACGCGGAGCGTCAGAAGCGCGGCGCCAAGGACACGGCGATCATCCGCATCGAGCGCCTGTACCCGATCCCGGGTGCCGAGCTCCAGGCCGAGATCGCCAAGTACCCGAACGTCGAGAAGTACCTCTGGGCCCAGGAGGAACCGGCGAACCAGGGCGCCTGGCCCTTCATCGCCCTCAACCTCATCGACCACCTGGACCTGGCGGTCGGCGCGGACATCCCGCACGGCGAGCGGCTGCGGCGGATCTCCCGCCCGCACGGCTCGTCTCCGGCGGTGGGTTCGGCGAAGCGGCACCAGGCCGAGCAGGAGCAGTTGGTACGGGAGGTGTTCGAGGCGTAAGTCTCGGGCGTACGCCTCTGAAGGGCGCCGTCCGGAGGGCCCGGCACTGAGTTCGTCTCGGGGCCGGGCCCTCCGACGTGTGCGGGCCCGTACGGGCGCGTGCGGGCGCGTGCGGCCGAAGGTCCGGCGCCGCATAACCTGGAGAGGTCAGAACTACGCCCCCAGGAGAGCATCCGTGTACTTCACCGACCGTGGCATCGAGGAACTGGAGAAGCGGCGCGGCGAGGAAGAGGTCACCTTCGAGTGGCTCGCCGAGCAGTTCCGTACGTTCGTCGATCTCAACCCGGACTTCGAGGTGCCGGTGGAGCGGCTGGCGACCTGGCTGGCGCGGCTGGACGACGAGGACGACGAGTAAGGGCGAGCGACGCCCGTTGACGAGGCAGGCCTCGAGGCCTGCCTCGCAGCTGCGCAGTCACCCCTCATGAGATCACCGGAACGGGTGTCTTGACTTTCCCTGACCGCGATATATCGTGAATAGCAGAAGACGCGATATGGCGCGATCAGTCTTGGCTCCTGTTGGCCGGTGACCGCTGTCGCGATGTTCCGCAACGTCCCGTTCGTTCGCGTCGAGGAGGTCAGCACCATGTCCGAGTGGTCAGTCGCCGAGCCCAAGAAGCTCACCTTCGATGACCCCGTGACGGAGCTCCATGTGCGACTCGTCAACGGAACGGTGAACGTCGTGGGGGTGGACGAGGGTTCCACCCGCCTCGAGGTGACCGAGATAGAGGGACCACCTCTCGTGGTGACCCACAAGGACGGCACCCTCACGGTTGCGTACGAGGACCTGCCGTGGAAGGGCTTCCTCAAGTGGCTCGACCGCAAGGGCTGGCGTCGCGGGGCGGTGGTCTCCCTGGCGATTCCGGCACATGCGCGCGTAGAGGTCGGCGTGGTCGGCGCCGCCGCCGTGGTCTCCGGGGTGGACGGGCCGACAGTGGTGAAGGGCGTCACGGGAGACACGACCCTCGTCGGCCTCTCCGGCCCCGTGCGCGCCGACACGGTCTCGGGGAACCTGGAGGCCCAGGCCGTCACCGGCGACCTGCGCTTCAACTCCGTCTCCGGTGACCTCACCGTCGTAGAGGGCTCGGGCTCCAGCGTGCGGGCGGATTCGGTGAGCGGCTCGATGATCGTCGACCTCGACACGGACAGCCCCACCGAGGTCAGGCTGAACAACGTCTCGGGGGAGATCGCCGTCCGGCTGCCGCACCCCGCGGACGCGGAGGTCGAGGTCGACACCGCGAGCGGCACCGTCTCCAACGCCTTCGACGACCTCCGGGTCAGCGGCCAGTGGGGCGCCCACAAAATCACCGGCCGCCTGGGCTCGGGCACCGGAAAGCTGAAGGCGACGACGGTCTCGGGTTCGATCGCGTTGCTGCGGAGGCCTCCCTCGGAGGACGAGCCATGGGACGCCGAGCCGAAGGACACCGGCACCGGCCCATCCGACGAGAGCCCCGCCGACTCCCCGTCCGACAGCCCGAACGACAAGAAGGGGCTCTGACATGTCTCCCGTCTTTGCCCACGGACGACTGCGGCTCTACCTCCTGAAGCTGCTGGACGAGGCGCCACGCCACGGCTACGAGGTGATCCGGCTCCTCGAGGAGCGCTTCCAGGGCCTGTACGCGCCCTCGGCCGGCACCGTGTACCCCCGCCTGGCCAAGCTGGAAGCCGAGGGCCTGGTCATCCACACCACCGAGGGCGGCCGCAAGGTGTACGCGATCACAGACGCGGGCCGCGCCGAACTGGCCGACCGCAGCGGCGAGTTGGCCGACCTGGAGCTGGAGATCCGCGAGTCGGTGGCGGAGCTTGCCGCCGAAATCAGGGCCGACGTACGGGGCGCGGCGGGAGACCTGCGCCGCGAGATGCGAGCGGCGGCGAGCGAGGCACGCCGGAGGCCCAACTCGGGCGGCGCCAAGGGGCGGCAGGGGGAGCACGAGGCCGCCTACGGGGACTCCACGGAGTACATGGAGAAGGAGGCATGGCGTACCGCGAAGGAGGAGATGCGCCGCGTCAAGCAGGAGTGGAAGGAACAAGCCAGGCGAGCGAAGGACGAGAGCCGACGGGCTCGCGAGGAGGCCCAGCGCGCACGCCGCCAGGCCAAGGAGGCCCAGGAAAGGGCGCGGGCCCAGGCCCAGGAACTCCAGCGCGTCGCCAAGCGCGTCCAGGACCAGGTACAGGACCACTTCGCACGGGGCGACTGGCCCACGGGCGTACGGGAGGGCCTGTCCGAACTCGCCAAGGAATTCGGCGAGTTCGGAAAGGACTTCGGCAAGGGCTTCGGGAAGGACGCAGGCCGGCCGGAGAGGGAGCGGACACCGGAGCCGGACTACACGGTCACCCCCGAGGACTTCCCCGCCGACTACGAACCCGCCTGGGCGCACGACGACTCGACCGGCGAACCCACCCGCGACCTCGACCGCCTCCTGGACCGCTTCCGCGACGACATCCGCGACGCGGCCCGCGACAACGGGGTGACGGAGGACCAACTGCGGGAGTGCCGCCGCCACTTGTCGACGGCGGCGGCACACATAGGGGTGGTACTGCGGCCCAAGGGCTAATGGGGCAGCCTCAGGGCTGAGCGGGGGGCTCTCAAGGGTGCGGCCGCCCGCGGAAGCTCCGGGCACCGTACCCCGGCCGCCCCTCGCCTCAGCCGGCCTTCGCCTCTCCCCCGCCATAGAGCACGCGCCGCAGTGACGCGTACGTCACCCCGTGGTCGGCCAGCACCTCCGCGGGGACGCCGGGGCGGGAGGTGAGGGCGATCAGGATGTGCTCGTCACCGATGTGCCGGTCCTTGTGAGCGATCGCGATGCGCAGGGACTCCGTAAGCAGATCCTTGGCGCCACGAGTGAAAGGACGATGACCGCCGATGAACCCGGACCACCACCCCTTGCCGCGCCCCTTGTCCTTCCCGTCGGACCCCAACGCGCCCACGCCATGGGCTTCTTCGACCCTGGAGACGATCTCCGAGAGGTCAACGCCGAGACCGGACAGGGCGTCCGCCTCGGCGCGCGACAGCCCACCCCGTCGCCGCGCCTCGGCCAGGGCCTCCTTCGCTGACTCTTTCTGACGGTCGAGCCCCAGGGAGGCGAGAGCGAACGACCCACGACTGCCCTCGCGGTCGAGCAGGGCCAGCAGCATGTGCTGTTCCTCAACCGTCTCCGCACCCATCCGCTCTGCGTGCTCGACCGCGCCCAGCACCACCGCGCGAACGTCCTTGGTGAACCGTTCGAACATCACTGCCTCCCGTACTTCTTGTGGACGGCCTGCCTGCTGACACCCAGTTCCGCGGCGATCTCCTGCCACGACCAACCCTGATTGCGCGCACTGCGCACCTGCACCGCTTCGAGCTGCTCCAGCAGCCGCCGCAAGGCGGAGACGGCCCGCAGCCCGATCCGCGGATCGCGGTCACCCGCGCGCTCGGCGAGATCTGTTGCTTCGGTCATGACGTCAACGTACGTTGACACACCCCTTGGCGTCAACCCTGGTTGACATCAAGGGGTGTGCAAGGAACAGGCATGGAGGCAGACGCGTCAGGAGGCGGGCTTGAGGACGATCTTCCCGAACTGCTCACCCGACTCCATCCGCTCGAACCCCTCACGGGCACGATCCAACGGCAGGACTTCATCGATGACAGGACGCACACCGGTCGCGGCACAGAAGGACAACAGGTCCTCGAGTTCGTCCTTCGTGCCCATCGTGGAGCCGACGACCTTGAGTTCGAGGAAGAAAATGCGGGTCAGTTCGGCGTGCGAGGGACGGTCGCCACTGGTGGCACCCGAGATGACGAGGGTGCCGCCGGGCTTGAGGGACTTGACGGAGTGGGACCAGGTGGCGGCACCGACGGTTTCGATGACCGCGTCCACGCGCTCCGGCAGCCGGGCGCCGGACTCCACGGCCTCCACGGCGCCCAGATCCACGGCCCGCTTACGCTTCGCCTCGTCGCGGCTGGTGGCGAAAACCCGCAGCCCCGCGGCCTTCCCGAGCACGATGGCGGCGGTGGCCACACCGCCTCCGGCGCCCTGTACGAGAACGGAGTCGCCGGGGCGTACGCCGGCGTTGGTGAAGAGCATGCGGTACGCCGTCAGCCAGGCGGTGGGCAGACAGGCGGCCTCCTCGAAGGAGAGCTCCTTGGGCTTCGGCAGTACGTTCCAGGCGGGTACGGAGACCTGTTCCGCGAACGTCCCCTGGTACCGCTCGGTGAGGATGGAGCGCGGCTCCTTGGGGCCGACGCCGTGTCCTGTCTGCCCGATCACGGAGTGCAGCACGACCTCGTTGCCGTCCTCGTCGACCCCGGCGGCGTCGCACCCGAGGATCATCGGCAACCGGTCCTCCGGGAGGCCCACGCCCCGTAGCGACCACAGGTCGTGGTGGTTCAGGGAAGCGGCCCTGACGTTCACGGTCGCCCAGCCGTCCCGAGCCACGGGGGCGGGCCGCTCGCCCAACTCCAGCCCGTTCAAGGGCTGATCCCGATCAATACGTGCAGCGTATGCAGCAAACATGTGCCGACCCTAACGGTCAGCAGTTCAGCGGGGCGCCCACGGGGGCGGTGGGTTCGGTGCGTGGGCGACTGCGGGTCCGTCGGGGCTGGTCAGTTCCCCAACCCCGCCCCTTCCCGGCTGTAACAATTTGCGGCTCCGCCGCGTGGGGGGGCTGCGCCCCCAGGCCCCTCTGCCTCCGGCCGGTGGGGCGCCTACCGCGGGTGGGTGGGCGGGTGGGTGCCTACCGGGGTGGGGGTGACAGTCGTGTCGCGGCTGCGGGTGCGTTGTGGCTGGTCGCGCAGTTCCCCGCGCCCCTAAAAGCAAAAGCCTGCGACTGCCCGCACCCTCGACGAGCACGCGAACCGAAACCCCCGTCCGGAAGGGGCCCGCGCCCGAGCAGCCCGCGGCCGGGAAGGCGCCCGCACCCGAGCATGCCCGCGGTCCGGAAGGCGCCCGCACCCGAGCAAGCCCGCGCCCCGGAAAGCCCGCCCGGAGGGAGCCCGCACCCCCACGGCCCCGCAGCCGCCCACGGCGGCAAGGGGACGGGGCGGGGGTGTGCGCCCGCAGCGGCCGGCGCGCCAACACCGGCACCCCCTACCAGCCAACAGCAACGCGCGCCGGTCCGAGGACGGACACCCCCGACGCGGCCCCGCACCCACCACCCACCCAAGCGGCGCGAGGCTGTGACATATGCGGCTCCGCCGCGTGGGCGCGACCAGCCACAACCGGGCCGTCAGCCGACAACGAACCCAACCGCCCAACCGCCGGAGGCACCCCGCGTGGGCGCGACCAGCCACAACGAGGCCGCCAGCCGACAACGAACCCAACCACCCAACCGCCGGAGGCAACGCCGGCGTCAACGCCGAGCGACACCCTCCGCCCGAGCGGCAGCGGCAACCGCCGCCGTGACCGCAGGAGCAACCCGCTCATCGAACGGCGACGGGATGACGTAATCCGCGGCAAGGTCGTCCCCGACGACCGCAGCCAACGCCTCGGCCGCCGCGATCTTCATCCCCTCCGTGATCCGAGACGCCCGCACCTGCAGCGCCCCCGCGAAGATCCCGGGAAACGCCAGCACGTTGTTGATCTGGTTGGGGTAGTCGGACCGCCCGGTCGCCACCACAGCCGCGTACTTGTGCGCGACATCGGGGTGCACCTCGGGATTCGGGTTGGCCATCGCGAACACGAACGCGCCCTCGGCCATGGAAGCGACGGCCGGCTCCGGAACCGTACCGCCGGACACCCCGATGAAGACGTCGGCGCCGGCGAGCGCGGCCTCCAACGACCCCGACAACCCGGCCTTGTTGGTCAGCGCGGCAAGTTCCCGCTTGACCGGCGTCAGATCGTCCCGGTCCTCGGACACGACACCCTTGCGGTCCGCGACCGCGACATCTCCAAGCCCCGCCTCGAGCAGGAACTTGGCGATGGCGACGCCGGCCGCCCCCGCACCGGAGATCACCGCACGGAGATCCCCGAGCGACCGCCCCGTCAGCCGAGCCGCATTCCTGAGGGCGGCCAGCGTGACGACAGCGGTCCCGTGCTGGTCGTCGTGGAAGACGGGAATGTCCACCCGCTCCTGCAGCCGCCGCTCGATCTCGAAGCACCGGGGCGCCGAGATGTCCTCGAGGTTGACCCCGCCGAAGGACGGCGCGAGGCGCACCACGGTCTCGATGATCTCGTCGACGTCCGTCGTAGCCAGAGCGATCGGCACCGCATCGACCCCGCCGAACTGCTTGAACAGGATCGCCTTGCCCTCCATCACGGGGAGGGAGGCCTCGGGGCCGATGTCGCCGAGGCCGAGCACGGCCGTGCCGTCCGTCACCACGGCCACCACGGAGGACTTCCACGTGTAGTCGTGGACGAGTTCCGGCTGCTCGGCGATGGCGCTGCACACCTTCGCGACGCCGGGCGTGTACGCGAGGGACAGGTCGTCCTTGTCCCGGACGGGAACGGTGGCCCGCACGGCCATCTTCCCGCCCCGGTGCAGGGCGAACGCCGGGTCGATGGAATCGAGAGGCTCGGCGCCGCCGTCCTGATCCGTACTGCCGTCGCTGCGAGGATTGACGATCTCCGCTGCCACTTGTTTTACCCCTTAAGTCTTGAACGGTTGAGGGTGTCCACTCCGGGTGAGGGGTGGGCGGGCACCGCGTATGTCCCTGATGTGACGGCTACGTACGGGTACGTACGGGCACATACGCGACGGGCGCGCCGCACACGCGCCCTGAGCCCCGGATGAGGGGTGTAAGGAACCTTCTTACCGGACGGACGCCGTCGCCGACGAGTCCATAACACCAAGGTCACATGACGCTGGCAGGAATTGTGCCCGTATACACAGACACATCCTGACAAGTCAGCAGGGCGCCGCAAGTGCGCAGAGGCGGCTGCTCGCATCGCGCGAAGCACCGAAGATCTTCCGGCCAGAAGGCGAAGAATCCGCACAAGATCCGGTCGCGATCGACCGGTCCGGCACGGGTCGGGGGTCACCCGTTATCCGATTTTGACATAGCGGGCACCCTGAGGGGATCCGTCCGAATGGCAAGATTGCCGTCATCACACGAGGTCGCGACACCCACAAAGGTGTGTGTTCTCGTCGACCCATCGGCACTCCACCCTTCCGCCGGAGGAATCACCATGACCGCAAGCTCCACCCGTCGTACGACCGCCGCGCGCTCCCGGATAGCCGCGGTCGGTGCGATCGCGGTCGCCGGCGCCCTGCTGCTCACGGGCTGCGGTGACCAGACCGAGAGCAGCAACTCGGACAGCACCGACACCTCCTCGGCGAAAGCGGCCCCACTGGCCGACAAGCTGCCGAAGGAGATCCGCGACGCGGGCGTCGTCAAGGTCGGTTCCGACATCGCGTACGCGCCGGTCGAGTTCAAGGACGACTCCGGCAAGACGGTCGGTATCGACCCCGACATCGCCGCTGCCATGGGCAAGCAGCTCGGCGTGAAGTTCGAGTTCGAGAACGGCACGTTCGACACGCTGATCACCGGTCTGCGTTCCGACCGGTACGACATCGCCATGTCCGCGATGACCGACACCAAGGACCGCCAGGAGGGCGTCGACTCCGAGACGGGCAAGAAGGTCGGCGAGGGCGTCGACTTCGTCGACTACTTCACAGCCGGTGTCTCGATCTACACCAAGAAGGGCGACGACCAGGGCATCAAGACCTGGTCCGACCTGTGCGGCAAGAAGATCGTTCTGCAGCGCGGCACGGTTTCCGAGGACCTCGCCAAGGCCGAGGCGAAGAAGTGCACCGGCGGCAAGACGATCACCATCGAGGCCTTCGACAACGACCAGCAGGCCCAGACCCGCCTGCGCGGTGGCGGCGCCGACGCCGGCTCCTCCGACTTCCCGGTCGCCGCGTACGCGGTGAAGACATCTGGCGGAGGCAAGGACTTCGAGCTCGTCGGCGAGCAGGTCGAGGCCGCCCCGTACGGCATCGCGGTCGCCAAGGACAACACCGAGCTGCGGGACGCGCTGAAGGCCGCCCTGGACGCGATCATCGAGAACGGCGAGTACGACAAGATCATCAAGAAGTGGGGCGTCGAGGACGGCGCTGTGAAGGAAGCCACCATCAACGGCGGCAAGTGACCGCGCGGCCGGCGGGCACTGAAAGGCAACACCCGTGACTGTTGACATCGACAAGACGGACGGACCGGCGGACACCCCGCCGGCCGGCCCGGAGGCCATCAAGGCCATCCCGGTCCGTCACTACGGACGGTACGTCTCCGCCGTCATCGCCCTCGCCCTGCTGGGCGGGGTCATCTACGCGTTCTCCCAGGGAAAGATCAACTGGGGTGCGATCCCGGACTACTTCTTCAACGACCGCATCCTCAGCGGCGTGGGCAACACGCTGCTGCTCACGGTGCTGTGCATGCTGATCGGCGTCGTCGGCGGCATCCTGCTGGCGGTGATGCGCCTGTCGAAGAACCCGGTCACCTCGTCCATCGCGTGGTTCTACATCTGGTTCTTCCGCGGCACCCCGGTCCTGGTCCAGCTGATCGTCTGGTTCAACCTGGGCCTGGTCTTCGAGTACATCAACCTCGGGCCGGTCTACAAGGACGAGTGGTCGCAGTTCATGACCCCGTTCCTGACGGCACTGCTGGGTCTCGGCCTCAACGAGGCCGCGTACATGGCGGAGATCTGCCGCGCCGGTCTCCTCTCGGTCGACGAGGGCCAGACCGAGGCCTCGCACGCGCTCGGCATGAGCCACGGCAAGACCCTGCGCCGGATCGTCGTCCCGCAGGCGATGCGCGTGATCGTGCCGCCCACGGGCAACGAGGTCATCAACATGCTGAAGACGACCTCGCTGGTGTCCGTGGTCCAGTACTCGGAGTTGCTCCGTGTCGCCCAGGACATCGGTCAGACCTCCGGCGCCCCGGCCGAGATGTTGTTCCTCGCCGCGGCCTGGTACCTGGTGCTGACCTCGGTCTTCAGCGTCGGCCAGTACTACCTGGAGCGGTACTACGCCCGCGGTTCCAGCCGCACCCTCCCGGACACACCGTTCCAGAAGATCAAGGCGAACATGCTGTCCCTGTCGAACCGTCCGTCGGCAGGAGGTGCCGCATGACCGCCATGGTGAAGGCCGAGGGCGTCCACAAGTCGTTCGGCCTGGTCGAGGTCCTCAAGGGCATCGACCTGGAAGTACAGTCCGGCGAGGTCTTCTGCCTCATCGGCCCGTCCGGCTCCGGCAAGTCGACCTTCCTGCGGTGCATCAACCACCTCGAGAAGATCAACGCGGGCCGTCTGTACGTGGACGGAGAGCTGGTCGGCTATCGCCAGAAGGGCGACAAGCTGTACGAGCTCAGGGACAACGAGGTCGCCCTGAAGCGCCGGGACATCGGCATGGTCTTCCAGCGTTTCAACCTGTTCCCGCACATGACGGCCCTCGAGAACATCATCGAGGCCCCCGTCCAGGTCAAGGGCGTCAGCAAGGCCCAAGCACGGGAGCGCGCGGGCCAGTTGCTGGAGCGGGTGGGCCTGGCGGACAAGGCCGGGACGTACCCGTCGCAGCTCTCCGGCGGCCAGCAGCAGCGCGTGGCGATCGCCCGTGCGCTGGCCATGGAGCCGAAGCTGATGCTCTTCGACGAGCCCACCTCGGCCCTCGACCCGGAACTGGTCGGCGACGTCCTCGACGTCATGCGTGACCTCGCCGAGTCCGGCATGACCATGATCGTCGTCACCCACGAGATGGGCTTCGCCCGCGAGGTCGGCGACAGCCTGGTCTTCATGGACGGCGGCGTGGTCGTCGAGTCGGGCCACCCCCGCGACGTACTGACGGATCCGCAGCACGAGCGGACGAAGTCGTTCCTGTCCAAGGTTCTCTGAAGGTCCTCTGACGGTACGTACGAGATGGGGCGGTACGGGATGCCCGTACCGCCCCTTACTCATGCGCTCGTCACTTGAGCGCGAGGACCAGCGCGTCCGAAGGTGAACGCCACACGGCCCGGGCCTCGGCGAAGCCCTTTTCGCGCAGCACGCGTGCGTGCCACTCGGCGGAGGGGGTGTCGCCGTCGGCGTGCTCCCCGTAAATCTCGAAGCGGCGGGCGGTCGGCTCGGCGAGTACCGGGTCCTGGGCGGCGAGCTGCCACCACTCGGTCCAGCCGAGTACGCCGGCCTCCTTGGCGCGGTTCATGCGCTCGTGCCGCTGCGCGCGCTCCGCCGCGTTGATCTGCGGGGTGGACTCGTCGATCATGTGGTCCGCGTTCATGAACACACCGCCGTCGCGGACGAGTTCCGCGACCTGACCGTAGAGGACCGCGAGGGGCTCGAGGTGCAGCCAATGGAGGGCGGTCGCGGTGAGGACGGCGTCGTACGAGTCGTACGGCAGCTTTGTCGTCCAGTCGGGGTCCTTCAGGTCGGCCGTCACGAACGTGACGCGGTCGTCGTCCGCGAAGGTGCCCTCGGCGATGGCCAGCAGCGCGGGGTCGAGGTCGACGCCGGTGCTGACGGCCTCCGGGAACCTTTTCAGGAGCCGGGCCGTGATACTTCCCGTACCGCATGCCAGGTCGAGTACACGCGGTGCGGGGCCGACCAGGGCTCCGACCATGTCGAGCATGACCCGGAAGCGTTCCTCACGATCCGGGAGGTACCACTCCTGCTGTGCGTCCCAGCTCGCTTGCCATGCAGGCCAGTCGGCTCCGGTCACGGTGGTCATGCAAGCCCCTCCCCTCCAGGAGTAATACCCTGGAATCACAGTCAGCCATTACTCGCTCGCATCACGACCATAGAGCGCCCTCGTAAGGACTACAAGTGGAACTGGCCTATTACTCGGACTACGCCGTACGTCTCGTCAACACCGAGGAACCGGCCCGGGGCAAGGACTCGCTCACCTCGGTCGAGGCCGTCCGCGACCTCTTCGGGGGCAACGCGTCGGCGGCCCGCCGCGCCACAGACGCGGACGTCACCCGTTTCAGGGGCGTACGGGCGCGGCTGCGGGCGGTCTTCGAGGCGGCGGACGGCGGCGACGAAACACTCGCCGTGGACCTGCTGAACTCGCTCCTCCTCGAATTCCCCGTCAGCCCGCAGATCTCCGGGCACGACTTCCGGGACGACGACGGCCGCCCGCTGTGGCACATGCACCTGGCGGACCATCCCTCGAACGCGACCGCCGGCTATGCCGCGATCGCCGCGATGGGCCTGGCCTTCCACCTCACCGAGTACGGCGTGGACCGCCTCGGCCTGTGCGAGGCCGCGCCGTGCCGCAACGCCTACCTCGACACCTCGACGAACCGTTCCCGGCGCTACTGCTCCGACCGCTGCGCGACCCGCGCCAACGTCGCCGCCTACCGCGCCCGCAAGCGCCTGGAGGCCGACCGGTCGGGGAACACCGGCCGCGCGGCCGAGAAC carries:
- a CDS encoding class I SAM-dependent methyltransferase, whose protein sequence is MTTVTGADWPAWQASWDAQQEWYLPDREERFRVMLDMVGALVGPAPRVLDLACGTGSITARLLKRFPEAVSTGVDLDPALLAIAEGTFADDDRVTFVTADLKDPDWTTKLPYDSYDAVLTATALHWLHLEPLAVLYGQVAELVRDGGVFMNADHMIDESTPQINAAERAQRHERMNRAKEAGVLGWTEWWQLAAQDPVLAEPTARRFEIYGEHADGDTPSAEWHARVLREKGFAEARAVWRSPSDALVLALK
- a CDS encoding CGNR zinc finger domain-containing protein yields the protein MELAYYSDYAVRLVNTEEPARGKDSLTSVEAVRDLFGGNASAARRATDADVTRFRGVRARLRAVFEAADGGDETLAVDLLNSLLLEFPVSPQISGHDFRDDDGRPLWHMHLADHPSNATAGYAAIAAMGLAFHLTEYGVDRLGLCEAAPCRNAYLDTSTNRSRRYCSDRCATRANVAAYRARKRLEADRSGNTGRAAENAQRATASGER